Proteins encoded by one window of Cannabis sativa cultivar Pink pepper isolate KNU-18-1 chromosome 4, ASM2916894v1, whole genome shotgun sequence:
- the LOC115712982 gene encoding auxin-induced protein 22D has translation MEIMTVKSTIQDHDDDSLNLSLGLPGSNKRAAAEELAEDSRSKSTKCSRSVLITGNNKSSTQQQAVVGWPPIRSYRKNNTHHQTVITAMKKAKTSSSTEYSSSSSVSVVEVSNSGGGGGSYVKVSVDGAPYLRKIDVKVYKSYGELVKALENMFGGVCIGNYSETEGYSGSEYAPTYQDKDGDWMLLGDVPWNMFVCSCKRMRIMKGSEARGLASSA, from the exons ATGGAAATCATGACTGTCAAATCGACTATTCAAGATCACGACGATGACTCTCTTAACCTCAGTTTGGGTTTGCCAGGTTCTAACAAGAGAGCTGCGGCGGAGGAATTAGCTGAGGATTCTAGATCTAAATCCACCAAGTGTAGTAGATCTGTTCTTATTACCGGAAATAACAAGAGTAGTACGCAACAGCAAGCGGTTGTTGGATGGCCGCCGATTCGATCTTACAGGAAGAACAATACTCATCATCAAACTGTTATTACGGCGATGAAGAAAGCAAAAACGAGCAGTTCGACGGAGTATTCATCGTCTTCTTCGGTGTCGGTAGTGGAAGTTtcgaattcgggaggaggaggaggaagtTACGTGAAAGTGAGCGTTGATGGAGCTCCTTACTTGAGGAAGATTGACGTGAAGGTGTATAAAAGCTACGGTGAGTTGGTGAAGGCTTTGGAGAATATGTTCGGAGGAGTTTGTATCGGTAATTACTCGGAGACGGAAGGTTACAGTGGATCTGAATATGCTCCTACTTATCAAGACAAAGATGGTGATTGGATGCTACTTGGAGATGTTCCATGGAA TATGTTTGTTTGTTCATGCAAAAGGATGAGAATCATGAAGGGTTCAGAAGCTAGAGGACTGGCTTCTTCTGCTTAA
- the LOC115712981 gene encoding protein OSB2, chloroplastic isoform X2, producing MAKMAKLIQQPIIPSSSSTNDFLFLSTPFNNTRLCTRLGFQRRSFKCSVEYNNNNNNYYFNQAAAAAAFPRPPEIQWKKELCNTVQLIGIVGVPVEIKHLPSGKVVAWTRLAVKKSSTDTSWINLTFWDELANIASQHVEKGQQIYVSGRLISDTVESDDGKQQTYYKVVVQQLNFVEKNFSSGSDSTTIPGRKFGNANANSDETVEQLWQAYFANPVEWWDNRRNKRNPKYPDFKHKDTGEALWIEGRSNPPWVKSQLAILDSRMGSFNDQDSSRMDSNLVVGENFSLF from the exons TTTCTCTCCACTCCTTTCAACAATACTCGTTTATGTACCCGATTGGGCTTTCAACGCCGCTCTTTCAAATGCTCTGTCGAGTAcaataacaataacaacaacTACTACTTCAACCAAGCGGCTGCAGCGGCGGCGTTCCCTCGACCTCCGGAGATTCAGTGGAAGAAGGAGCTGTGCAATACGGTGCAGCTGATAGGCATCGTTGGTGTTCCTGTTGAAATCAAGCACTTGCCCTCTGGCAAGGTCGTCGCTTGGACCCGCCTCGCCGTCAAGAAGTCTTCCACTGATACTTCATG GATCAATCTGACATTTTGGGATGAACTAGCAAATATTGCTTCTCAACATGTCGAAAAAGGGCAACAGATATATGTCTCCGGACGTTTGATTTCAGATACAGTTGAAAGCGATGATGGTAAACAGCAGACATACTACAAG GTTGTTGTTCAGCAACtgaattttgttgaaaagaATTTCTCATCGGGTTCTGACTCCACAACAATACCAG GTAGAAAGTTTGGAAATGCTAATGCAAACAGTGACGAAACAGTAGAGCAATTATGGCAAGCCTACTTTGCTAATCCAGTGGAATGGTGGGATAATAGGAGAAATAAG AGGAACCCCAAATATCCAGACTTTAAACACAAAGACACTGGAGAAGCCTTGTGGATAGAAGGGAGGTCGAACCCGCCATGGGTGAAGAGCCAGCTTGCCATTCTAGATTCAAGAATGGGGTCTTTTAATGACCAGGATAGCAGCAGAATGGACTCAAACTTAGTGGTTGGAGAAAACTTCTCTCTTTTCTAA
- the LOC115712981 gene encoding protein OSB2, chloroplastic isoform X1 produces MAKMAKLIQQPIIPSSSSTNDFLFLSTPFNNTRLCTRLGFQRRSFKCSVEYNNNNNNYYFNQAAAAAAFPRPPEIQWKKELCNTVQLIGIVGVPVEIKHLPSGKVVAWTRLAVKKSSTDTSWINLTFWDELANIASQHVEKGQQIYVSGRLISDTVESDDGKQQTYYKVVVQQLNFVEKNFSSGSDSTTIPGKKFGNANANSDETVEQLWQAYFANPVEWWDNRRNKRNPKYPDFKHKDTGEALWIEGRSNPPWVKSQLAILDSRMGSFNDQDSSRMDSNLVVGENFSLF; encoded by the exons TTTCTCTCCACTCCTTTCAACAATACTCGTTTATGTACCCGATTGGGCTTTCAACGCCGCTCTTTCAAATGCTCTGTCGAGTAcaataacaataacaacaacTACTACTTCAACCAAGCGGCTGCAGCGGCGGCGTTCCCTCGACCTCCGGAGATTCAGTGGAAGAAGGAGCTGTGCAATACGGTGCAGCTGATAGGCATCGTTGGTGTTCCTGTTGAAATCAAGCACTTGCCCTCTGGCAAGGTCGTCGCTTGGACCCGCCTCGCCGTCAAGAAGTCTTCCACTGATACTTCATG GATCAATCTGACATTTTGGGATGAACTAGCAAATATTGCTTCTCAACATGTCGAAAAAGGGCAACAGATATATGTCTCCGGACGTTTGATTTCAGATACAGTTGAAAGCGATGATGGTAAACAGCAGACATACTACAAG GTTGTTGTTCAGCAACtgaattttgttgaaaagaATTTCTCATCGGGTTCTGACTCCACAACAATACCAGGCAA AAAGTTTGGAAATGCTAATGCAAACAGTGACGAAACAGTAGAGCAATTATGGCAAGCCTACTTTGCTAATCCAGTGGAATGGTGGGATAATAGGAGAAATAAG AGGAACCCCAAATATCCAGACTTTAAACACAAAGACACTGGAGAAGCCTTGTGGATAGAAGGGAGGTCGAACCCGCCATGGGTGAAGAGCCAGCTTGCCATTCTAGATTCAAGAATGGGGTCTTTTAATGACCAGGATAGCAGCAGAATGGACTCAAACTTAGTGGTTGGAGAAAACTTCTCTCTTTTCTAA